tggaTTAAAGGTTGttttaataaaattgttaatgaattggtcCTAAATTTCTTTAAAAGTTTAGTTGTCAgagaatatatttaatacaaattagatattttttagataaaattaaaataaaataaaatctaaaaatatttttaaggacAAAAACTATAATTTACCCTATTTGTTATTAATACCAGTAAGCAGCAACAATGATATAGGAAGTTACATTAATTACCAAAAGTGTCATGATTCATGAACCATTTCTTCTTAAGGGTTAAACTATTAAATAGTCAAACATGTATTGTTATATATCTTATCCATTCTTAATATTGCAGTGTAAATATATTTACCTTTGTCttataatgaaattctatcttaaTTTACAAGAATGAGCATTGTCATGTAAGTTgttttatgatataatattagagtttttataacaaaaaatatagagttcgatttttattattataaaaaaaaagaattttagtataaaacaaaaaaaaagaggaaaaaagaatTTATGTAAACTTTACAGATCAACTCCAAAATTAGTCTTTCGTGAAATAAAATGTTAGATATAACTATTCGTATCATTATCCATTAATAAAATTTTGGAATAAAGTATATCTTTTGTTcttgaaatttgataaaaattttaaaaatatctataagttttttttcttttaattttgtcctaaaaattttcgatttacatcaaatatattcctaacagctaatttttcgaaaaatttaggaccaatttaacaataatttcataagaacaacatTCAACGCAAACAAATCAAACATAACTTTCATGTATTTTTGTTggattgatcttaaattttttaaaaatttagctatcagggatatatttgatgtaaataaaaaacttttgggatgaaattaaaacaaaataaaacttatagatatttttgaaatttttgctaaatttcaaggacaaaaaatatattttatccaaaaattaaaatatcaaacaaaaaaaatgaataattatatatctaacaaaaagaaaacaatataCCATAAGCAACAATATAAGAATGAAGTTCTACTTATGATAACTTCATTAATACTAGGAATAATTCATATATATGCAGGGCAATATCTGCAAGCAGAAGTTGATGGAGGGTTTGATAGAGATGTACTTGAATTTCTAGTGAAAGGTGATGTAGTTTTATACAGATGTATGGCAACAAAAGTAACTTATGTATACCCTTTCACAACAGCATTTGGAGATTCTAAGGGTCAACAATCAAGACTCAAGCAAATTGGAGACCAATTGGGATGGTATGCTCCAACTTTTGATTCCATGcaagaacaacaataataatgcacTTTCAATTATTTGTATCAAACTAGCAAAGTTCATTCATTATTGATTCAATGTCATCAACACAATTCTCATATATatcaaatatataaataacaaagttctattatattttacattttaGTATTATTAATCTCAGAGTCTCACACTCACCAAGACAGAAACATATTTCTGGATATGattcaatattttttgttttaatgtgtcataaaattatttattctaaaaatttaaattgacaaaaataaatacacgaataattatatttttaatatgttttttgtgtaacaattttttattttaggtttacgtgaaatttttaattgtttatatcGTATTGAAATTCTTTTCTTTTGGAAGTAATAAGAGACAGATTCTAAATCTtttaatcataaaatattttgacaatatattataaaaatatttattctaaaaatttaagttgaaaaaaaaatatataaatattttagctTTTGATGCACTCCacttaactaaaataaataaatagttgcAAATACCTTAGAACTAGGAGTGAAAAAAAGTCAGACGGCTTGTCAGGGGCCTGtagcctggcctgtgtttggcctggtctggcctgttataaaataggtacagGTCTAGACTCTTTTAAAAGTCTTAATATATTAATAGACCAGGCCCAGGCTTACTAATTAGCTTTATAGGCCTGTCAGGCCTGCCTGGGCctgttaatatataattttttttttggtgactactgttaaaatataattaaatatataaataattatttattattaataaaattatgagatattttaaatttattatattttattataaatatttttgtatattttaaatatgttaaaaatttaaaattttttataaatattaaatatatgacatattacatataactatttttattaaaaaataattttttaaataatatttttatttttgtaaaaaaaattatcagattttttaacaggcttcaggccaggccaggctgaaTAACAGACCAAGCCTAGTAATTTATAAAGAACTTATAACAAACTACAGACCAGGCTCAGACCAATCAACTGTATGACAGCCttggcctgtttccacccctatTTAGAACAACAcggaataattaataatttaatattctaTGTACTTTCCAAATTTTAAACCAAGGTAGAGAATTTCTTGTGAGGAAGGATGGTAAATTACTACTTAATCTTAGGCATTGGGAATAAAGAGATCAATAGTATTGCCCTTTTATGACTAACAGaggaaaaacataatttttttatttatttttgaaaaaaaaattgacaaaaaatGCTAGTTATACATGTTACCATAGATGTAAATATCATAAATATCTTTTATTcagatttaaattttattcacttattATAAGTTCAAATGACTTATCATCATATATAACCAGTTGTTAACAACTGCCTATactataatatatacatatgtgtGCTTCTGAACCACATTCTTCTACACAAAAATCATCATTATttcttagtttttataattttgaaatatattttttaatatttttttcagcaTCACATACAAAAGGTTGAGCCCTACATGATGTGATGGATCTAAAAGGCCTGATATTTCTTTGGGAGTATTGGCAAGAAGGACAGTTAACAAAAGCCAATTAATAAAAAAGACTAATTAaattatatcattattattaaaaagaacttatttaaataaaacttaTAAAGAAGGACCAACAtcattattattaaaaagaacttatttaaataaaacttaTAAAGAAGGACCAACATATTATTTTAAAAGCACAATAACGTTATTAATTAATCtctaatgatattttaaatatcaaacaaaaaaaatctttttaattttttcagtttcaattcattattcatctttacttttagtgtaattttaatttttttcacaaaaaatcacatatcaaaattaattatcaaagaTAATTCAAAGAATAACCATAACCAAGTCTCAAGGCAAAataaatttgtatataaaaaaaattcttagatTTTCTAAATTAGGCTATAAAACTTACTTTGTTAATTGgcgatttcttttcttttattttttttgataaatttcttCAATTGATTCTCTACTTTTAAGTATAAATAGAATTAGAGACTTAGATGAGTAAGATTTTAGATATTACAATATTTATAAAAGAAGATTAAAAATTTAGAGTTATTAAATTTAgggatttagaaattaaaaaaaacgaattagggtttttttaatattttttaatgttaaaaattgATTAAAGATATGATTgtctatttaaaataattatttaatcctTTTTCTTAAATTGATTTAAATTGGTCTTTTGAAATAAGTTTAATATAATTAgtcgtcctttttaataattatttattgttagtGGTCCTTGGGATTAAATTTTCCCTATTTCTTTTTGAGACTCCAACACCTTTAATAGAATAATATCTTCCAAAGAAGTATCAATTCCATGATGGAAAGTGATCAAGAGAGAGACACTAAGAAATATCTTTACTATAATTACAAAACTATCATCTTTAGTATTAAGATATAGGCTATCACAAATATCCAGCAGTTTAAAAGTATTCTTCAATGGATTTTCTCTTAATAAGAAAGATATTTTCGTCCTTACAAAATTTTGGATATATTAAGTTAACACACATTTCTTTCTATATCACTAAATGAGATATAAAATTTATAGTCAACATTTAAACTGGTCCCTAAAAGATTTTAAACAGgatcttttatttttaagaaatttttattattttaaaattatttttattagatatatatatatatatatatattaattttttattattttaaaagaaactaatttatattatattaatagtttttgaaattaattatcttataataaaatttattaaaaaatttatttgttcaacatacatattaaaattttaattgaaagtgatcaaaagactaatctattcaataaaaataatttttaagacTTTCAGTGTAACAAAAATCTGTTGAtgatctattttaaaatttattagagaTTAATTCGGATGTTACTAACTCTTATATCACATTCTCAATATGAGAGATATTTttgtaatctttttatttttaatgtgataatatatataaagaaaacaatgataatatttttagttaaatgCACATCAAAACTTTTTCGCCATATAATATAAGAGGTAATACTTATATCTTATATATACTTTACATTAAATctaattatacaaaataaaaaaaatgtatattgaatcaatttaaaaatatagtaCTAATACACACACAAAATGACAAATATGATCTAAATAATACCTACATTCAATGATAGCAAAAACTCGGATTCGgatattttaaagtttgaattttactttagagagtaaagtgtgatcttttactcttaaatagtttttctttcatatttattattggtcccacctatgaaattaatagtgagagatcatactttactctctaaaataaaattcaaactttaaagaaTCCAAATTCCAAAAACTTACCtgcaactatttttatttttatctgaagttgataattaaaaattgttatattttaatttagttaaatatgttaaattatttaaagacttTTAGCTATCAACTTCAAGTGAATACAACTAGACGTGAGTCTCCACCTTCAATGATACATGAGTGCATACCTTCCTTCATTATATATACTGGTTATAATGCTAACTTGACAAGTTAACCCCACAATCATTCAAGAAAACTAGTGGCAAAAAGGAGCAAGATATAGAGCAACCTGAAGCAACACATAACATGGTTGTTtcaatgcagaagaagaacaagatgaAGGAGTTCATAGGACACAGATGGGTAGTGTTTGTGTGTGCAATATGGGACATGTCATTTGCAGGAACATCATACATGTTTGGGAGCATTTCTCCAGTGATCAAGAGCAGCATGGGATACAATCAGCAACAAGTGGCGTTTTTGAGTGTTGCAAAGGATCTTGGTGACAACGTTGGACTCCTTGCTGGTAAGATCAGTGAGGTTTCACCAACTTGGAGGGTCATTCTTGTTGGGGTTATTCAGAATGTTTTTGGTTATGGCCTTGTTTGGCTTGTTGTCACTCATAGACTTCCTTCTTTGCCTTTGTGGATggtaagttagttagttagttactcaCTATCCAAATTTCTTTTGAGTAAATTAGTTCACCATAAATAGTAATTACTTCCAcgaaaatattttcatttaaaaataatattgtgaatagttagATAATTCAGTCAAACATGGTTGAAATATCTAACTGTTTACAATATcacttttttataaaaatgtgaagtAGCTACTATCATAAATTAGTATAATGTGGTaccttaatttttaatatttttctagtTTGAAACAATTCTTTTGTTAAACCATTTCTTACAAATAGTTTAATGCCTAATGACACTTaagatatttatattttagttatcatttttgtataaaaatatttttatgtaaataatatttttaaaatatgtcacaattgtttaattttaatttatgcgTAAAATCAATGAAGTACATTTTAGAAACTTACTCTTTGATTTTGTTAATTGTTGAAATCCTAATACTGCATTTTTTCGGTTAATTTTTGAAGTTGAATTAGGTATAGTCGTAAGATTAATGAATGATTAGTGCATTATTACTCTTTTAGGTTTAAACTATATATGTCTACCATTATTTCTCAATTATTACCCCCTTAATAGTGCTATATATTGTTTATttgtttactattttaatttgtttgcGCAGataatgattaataaaaaaatctgtTAGTTGGTTCGTGGATATTATGTCTTTCTAACTTTCTTTGTTCTGTTCAAGAAGTTGTTGAATTGTGGAGAGGTTTACAATGACCacaaagtgtttgataaaattcctAAACGAAAAAATTCAGCATATGATCTATTATAACCTTGAGAGACTTCACATAATATGTTATTATCATATATCAACAAGGTCACATTTATCTTACCTAATTCATATTACTATGCATTTTTAACTTGATTATATCTTGAGTTTCTTCTAAttgctatacttttttttttttccaattcatATTCTGTCAATACTTTCTTAACATGACAGTGATTTGCAGCTATGCTTTTTCATCTTCTTGGGACAAAATGGATCTACATATTACAACACGGCCGCGCTAGTTTCTTGTGTGCAAAGTTTCCCGGAGAGTCGAGGACCGGTGGTGGGGATACTGAAGGGTTTTGTTGGCTTAAGCGGCGCAATATGGACTCAAATTGTTGCAATGATCAGCTTCCCTGATCAAGCATCTCTGATTTTTGTCATAGCAGTTGGGCCTGCTATGGTTTCTTGCGCTCTCATGTTCATCATAAGGCCTGTCGAAAGCTACAACAAGCAATCTTCTAGATCCTCTGAGGATGGTTCTGGCTTCATGTTCATCTATAGCGTTTGCCTTCTCTTAGCAGCATACCTTATGGGGGTTTTAATGCTAGAAAACATGTTCAATTTGGACCACAACACCATTACATTAATTGCGATTGTTTTGATCATTCTCATTTTGCTTCCAATTATAGTTCCTATCTTTATGGTTTTCTTTACTCAACCTCAAAATCTAGATCAAGAAAGCCTTCTTCAACCAGAAACAAGAACAAGTACATCAACGCGTGTGGTAGATGGTGAGACTAGTGCAAGTTCTTGCCTTGTCAAAGAAGATAAAGCTCAAAAGCAAACAGGGCTGCCAGTAACCGAAAGGCCAGGAAAAATTGTTAAGTTTCAAGCTAAGCTTTCGCGAGTAATCTCTGAAGCTGTGAAGAAACTGAAGCAGAAGAATGGGCCGCATCGAGGAGACGATTTCACCCTATCACAAGCATTGATGAAGGCTGATTTCTTGATCATGTTCTTCTCTATTGTCTTGGGGTGTGGATCAGGTTTGACAATGATCAACAACATGGGTCAGATTTGCCAGTCCTTGGGAGACAATAATGTCAACGTGTATATATCAGTTATTAGCATATCAAACTTCCTCGGCCGAGTCGGCGGTGGCTTTTTCTCAGAGGTTATAGTAAGGTTTGCTCTCTTCCTTTCTTGATTTTGAACTTTAGTGCTGCCTAGTGTTTGGTTGCGAGTTTTGATTTTGGATAGGAAAGTCAGGATCAGAAGGGTTTGAACTCTAAAGTGTAAAGCTTAATTCATTTTATACTTCAATTATTTCACATCCTTACCTTTCCCTCCAAAATCAAAACTCCAAATCCTATAATCCCTTTACTGATGTACCCTTTTTCCCTAAATAGAAATTTTGCATACTCGAGACTTCTTGCATTGGCAGTGGTTCAAGGAATGATGGCAGTGGGACTCTCCTACTATGCCATGGGTTTGGTTGGTCAAGTTTATGTAGTGGCCATATCAACGGGTTTTGGCTATGGTGCACACTGGTCAATTGCAATTGCTGCAGCTTCGGAGATATTTGGCTTGAAGAACTTTGGAACTTTGTACAATTTTCTCACCGTGGCTAGCCCAACCGGATCTCTATTTTTGTCCGGATTCGTCGCGAGCAAAATATATGACTACTATGCAGAGCAGCAAGCAAAACAGAGAGTGCAGAGTCTTAAGGCCTCATTGAACTTTACATTGCCTTATGTCGCAAGAAACGAAGAATCGCTTGTTTGTGAAGGAAACATATGCTTTTCCCTAACATGTATAATCTTTGCAGTGGTTTGTCTGTTCGCTGCAGCTTTGAGCTTGATCTTAGTCCACCGGACTAAGAGGTTCTATGcgcaacttcatgtgaagtctcTATCTTGAGTAGTGTCATTAAGGTTGCTTTCGAAAACTGTCTCAGGATAGAAATATAGATATCGAGCGACACAAACCTATTTGTGCAAGAAAATAGGTGTCTCAGAATATATTTTTTGGCCACAATATAGGACAATGGAGACAGATTCAGTGTTTTTGAATTCAATGTCTTGAAGTTACAAAGATCCTAggtttgaatgttgtattggatgtgTACATGGTCTATTATGTGTAATTGTTGTGGCCTTTCTTGTCCAAGATTGTTTTATTCATATTGCCTATGTGAGCTTGCTTATATAGAAATCCCTTCTTGGAGATCATATGCAAGAATAtgtccaaatcaaaataataaaaaagaattttgtatCTCCTTTTACTCTTAGCTTGAAGATGTTTGAAACCCACTACATACTTTTGGAGTTTTAGGTTAGTTTATTGATAAATAAGAAGAATTTTacggttaattttttttatatgaaaaaaaattgtgTGTGATTCATCATCATGGATTATTGGTGTGTTTTTCTTaaatatggatttttttttttaaattttgagtaaCAAATCGGACTCTCAGATTTGGGGGAGTAGAGAAATCTGAGGGTTAGATTTCATAGGGTTATAAATCTGAGGGTCAGATTTgtatattgaaaaaaatttaaaataaaaaacttaaatctGACCCTcaaatttgtattattttaaaaaaaattaaaccacaAATCTGACATCAGATTTGTGgttatcaacaaaaaaaaataaaaacactacaAATTTGACCCTTAGATTTGTGGTatccatataaataaaaaacacacaaaattttCACCTTATTTAAAAACACCACCTTCTACCcccatattaaaaatacaaagtgGAATTTTACACCGTTGTACAATTAAATTTGTTCTTTTAGATGACCATTTACgtgatcaaaataaaatatagttatttttattgatgtagtattacgtaattagatgcatatgtaaaactattttatactggcattgcatcaaaattaaattctaaataagaATTTAACTTTACgataaatcatattttaaaaaatattttctaattagCTATGGGCTGGATAATTGAAACCGAGGCCTTGTTGTTGTCATTTTTGTGGATTTGGGCCTCTGACATGTTGTTTGAagatattattgtatttattgTTGTGTGTGGAATATAAAATTGAAACGAGAattaacttgggttggtcgagtggtcaactCATTTGTCCGTTTAAGTAAGTGTCTAGGATTTGAATTCTACCTTGTGTATGCAATAACTCATTGGTCaacgacaaacccttaaatagaaCTCAAATTCGCGACAGATTAATCTTTAGTTTATTGGACTGAAAGATACCGTAGACAActaacaaaaatttagaataaaagacAAATAAGTCTCTAACCTTAAATGCAGACATTTTTGTCccttaaaattgaaaaatacatttaaattcctCACCTTATAAAACGCGTGACAATTATACCCTTCTGTCGAGTTGGGGTTCAAAACGGCAACGGAGAATGTTGACCTAGAGGGGGTGGAGACTGAACTACTCGTTTTGCCTGATGATGTGAATGAGGAACAAATTATTAATGAACAAATTCGTCCTTATGCTCCAAAacgaatatatttaatttatgtttctatgataataatatatttattgttattattacatcttataatgataattatatattttttatatttattaaaaaaaatttactaaaaattatgtaGCTATTGCTAAAACTTTTTAACGATAAAGTATAAGccgattaaaattcaatttacgaTAAACatattaataactatttttattatcactaaaaataaataaatgatcgttaaaaattatttttgtagtaGCGATTTGATATATATTCTCCTTTCTAAATTTGTATACATccgtatttattatattaatagcattaaagtttgaatttaatattcatatgtcaTCAAACTCGTTGTTTACTTTTGCCTTGGAAATAGGATATGAGTTAATGGATACTGTGACTATCTTGTCCTACGTGAAGAATTCTAATATAAGTCATGAGGATTTTGGTGTCTCTAAAAAGTCAAAATAAAGCATTAATGGAAGAGTTAGgttttttatctaaataaaaaatttcatatttcttAGTTTATGTTATAGGAAAGGAAACTACATACATTTTTGTGCattatgttaaaatataatttcGCATTAGCGAAATTGAGAAAGAAAAGTAACCAGTATTTAAAACTATGGCTTAAGAAATCTTCTTCTAATACACAAATCTAATTATGCATGAAAATTAAACACTTTATATATTTATcatacatttttttataattcttattttatttgtcaCTCTTAAATTGAAATGATCACAATATAAACTTATTTTTAGAAGGAATAGATATTGTAAGTTTGTAACTGTTATTTTGAAATACGATTtctttcttcataatttttacaaacatacaatataaaaaatttatacgtGAATTAGGATGGCATTATAAAAAATGGAAGTAGAATTTTGATTTCTTATTTTTAGATTATAATTAGTTgttaaatgttatatatatatactattttctTATGTATACTACcttgtatttttaatttaaagcttttgaatttaatacattaaaattacaCACTAAGTAaagttatagaaaaaaaataaaggtgAAAAGTTTGTCTTTTGtgtataaaaaaaagtatacttAATAGTATACCAAAGAGTAGTACAAATATAATTTCCAATATAACTAAGgtgattatttatataaaaatatttttatataaaataattactaatactatt
This region of Arachis hypogaea cultivar Tifrunner chromosome 8, arahy.Tifrunner.gnm2.J5K5, whole genome shotgun sequence genomic DNA includes:
- the LOC112708145 gene encoding protein NUCLEAR FUSION DEFECTIVE 4, translating into MVVSMQKKNKMKEFIGHRWVVFVCAIWDMSFAGTSYMFGSISPVIKSSMGYNQQQVAFLSVAKDLGDNVGLLAGKISEVSPTWRVILVGVIQNVFGYGLVWLVVTHRLPSLPLWMLCFFIFLGQNGSTYYNTAALVSCVQSFPESRGPVVGILKGFVGLSGAIWTQIVAMISFPDQASLIFVIAVGPAMVSCALMFIIRPVESYNKQSSRSSEDGSGFMFIYSVCLLLAAYLMGVLMLENMFNLDHNTITLIAIVLIILILLPIIVPIFMVFFTQPQNLDQESLLQPETRTSTSTRVVDGETSASSCLVKEDKAQKQTGLPVTERPGKIVKFQAKLSRVISEAVKKLKQKNGPHRGDDFTLSQALMKADFLIMFFSIVLGCGSGLTMINNMGQICQSLGDNNVNVYISVISISNFLGRVGGGFFSEVIVRNFAYSRLLALAVVQGMMAVGLSYYAMGLVGQVYVVAISTGFGYGAHWSIAIAAASEIFGLKNFGTLYNFLTVASPTGSLFLSGFVASKIYDYYAEQQAKQRVQSLKASLNFTLPYVARNEESLVCEGNICFSLTCIIFAVVCLFAAALSLILVHRTKRFYAQLHVKSLS